DNA from Daucus carota subsp. sativus chromosome 1, DH1 v3.0, whole genome shotgun sequence:
CCTTCAACTGAAGAATTTATGGCTAAtctgttgtttaaatttaaatcatgaaaataataattttttttaaagctaTTCTACAATGGTACATGAAGACATACCAGCAACGATCAAATTGTTGCCTAAATACTATGCCCCAATGGCCAAAACTGCAGCCGTTAAAAACACAGGCAGACATGATAAATGTAGGGTTCTTGCCATTCAAATTCCATCTATCTACACAGTACGAGTGCATAATTTCTATTCAAAATCAACATCTGATCAGCAAAGTTGTCAAATTTCAGTATAATCGGGTGACCCAATTACAACATGCAGTCCCAATAAATAGTTCCAACAAGCATCACCACTACATAAGACAAGCTATTTCATTTAAGGccctcatttgcaaaagcttcTTCGGATTTCGATTACTACAGAATCTAAAATTGCTTATGTTTTAATCAAACCAACCaaagtacacacacacacacacacacatggtAAAGAGTAGTGAGTTTAGATGACCTCAAAAAGCTGAACAACTCTATCCTCTTCTTGATCAAGTGTATCTTCATCTTCTTGTTGTTGGGCATTTGCCAATAGCTGAAATGAAAAGGGAGTGGACACCAGAGAAGTAGCAGTAAAGATCAAAGCTTTTCTCCTTGTGACAATAATGTTGCTCTTCTTTCTTGCATCATTGCTTTCAGAACCCAAACATAACCAACAACTAGTGGAAGAACTACATGACGAAGATTGTTTGAGGTTAGAGACCAGTTGGGGGATAGATTGCACTCTTAAACAACCCAACACCACCATCACTTTAACCCACTGTACTTTCCTTATTCTGTTTCTGTTGtgcaaaggaaaaaaaattagaaggtGTTTTTTCTTTGTTCTTATTCATGGGATAGATTGGAGTTTATGTTTTGTGGTTCTACTCAGTTCAAAGGATTTTCTATTTAGCTTGGGAAAATATGTAtacacattttttataaataagctTTAATGCTCTTTAGTCTTTTGACTTTTCCCGTTTGTTTTTGCATCTCAAAATATTACAAttacttttaagttttaactgaTCTCATCTGACAAATTGTTTTGGTTTTTTTCTctgttatgtttttttttattaattgcaCTGTTTCTATTTTCATATAAGAATTAAGAAATAGTAATAGGAGAATTTATTGAGTGtttgaagaattttttttttatcgacATGTACAAAGTATTGAGTTATCGTCTTTGCAAACTGCAACGAGATCCGATAAAAATTTGAAGTGTCCAAAAGATGACATGATTACTAAAATACTCCTATGGACATGCCCCAGGACTACTATGCAGATTGCAGAACCACAACTTTCAGAACCAACTGAATATACTGAACAATCATATTGTTGCTGCAATTTTTTGTGCTGATTATCAAAATTCTGGGTGTACACTTTACACTCTTTTTTTTGGTGGCttagtttttataatattagtaatatatgAGGCAAAGCGTCTACTTTAAAAAATAGAGCAAAGTTAATAGAAAGAAGTTCAAGCTCCTATGAGCATTGCAACAATAAAATTTggattggaaaaaaaaattccgaGTTCATTTAAAAGAAACAGAAATTTTCACTTCTCATACCGTAATTTTGCACTTGTCACTTGTCATACCATAACTTTGCATTTATCACTTGGCAAAGGGCTATGGTGATTCATTATTTGAGAGGGGTACTATCTGACGCTTCGCTCGATTATTGTCCTATTCCGCTCTGGTATTGTATTCTACTTTTTAAGTACGGGGCGGGGTTAACCCATACGGCGATAAATAAAACATAAGAACTTCAACTAGAGATAATTTGAGTTGGTTGGCCATAATCAAGGAGTGACGCTTTGACTACCAGCAAATGCTGCCAAAGCCGACCCTCTCAAGTTTCGGGCTGTTTTCTAGAGTAAAGTAGCCGATCTATATGTCCTCCGGGTTCCATTCCTCGGCCCATCCTAAACTTGTAGCATCATCTGCAACATCCTTGTTCTTGTCCTGCAGTAAAAACGCTATAACTAGCATTTAATCGGATAGAGAGATAGTTCATCATCCATACGAGCTGATGCGGAGTGAGGTTCCTCCAAATTTTCGTCAAATAAGATACATTAGACTATATATAGTCTGGTGACATACTTAATAAAATGGAAGAAACTACCAGGATTCACCCTACTTAATAACATCTTCGCAAAAATAAAGCCGAGGTGCAGTCTTATTCAGCTTCCATTCTTATTGCTCAACCTCATATTTGCATATACATGCGTTgacattattattaaaaaaaacagcaGATAATAAGAacaaaattacaaaagtaaGTGAACCAAAAGCTATTTTCTGGATACAACCCTCCTAGATTATTAAAGATAGTTACTGATTACTACTTAAACCTCTTAAAATCTTCTTCTCACGGCTCTAATCGAATCTGCCTATTGCATCTTTTAATGAACTCTTCCACCCTTCTATTGAGTTCTTCATTCGACATGCTTGAAAACTCGTTATCTTCTgcattcatatcaaaattttccGTCTTTGAACGATAAAGAACACTCGTGTTCTTCTCTTTATGGTCCTTTAGAGCAACAGCTGCATCTCCATCCGACATACTAAGATGTCGGCATGGTGGTgctttctttttttcttgatCATTTTTTTCGACGTCCTTGTGATCAACTTTCGAACCAAGTTGATGAACAATATCGTCTTTTTCAGAAATCATAATAGGTTTCATCTGGTGATCTGCCTTGTTATATGTTGATGACTTGGTTTCCTTGTAAACAACAATATCTTTCACTTGTTCATTGTGCACAGTCTCTGCGATTTTCAGGGCCGGGGTGTGATATTTGAGATCATTTTCCCGTTCATGTCGGTAATTATCATCATTCGGATGATCTTTGTAGAGACCATCGTTAGAAGATGAACAAAAAGCTCCAAAATCAAGCGCGATGATGAGGACTATAATGTTGGAAACaagaaaccaaaattttgttgtGCTCAAGAAACTGGAATGAGAGACATTCAAGTCATTGAAAAAGTAGtatttaaagataaatattagaatagaTAAGAACATAACCCAAAAGGGTATAGATTGGATGAAAGCTTTAGGTTGATTTAGTGAGTTTTGTTGTGAATTTTGATGGAGTAGTGCAGGCATTTTTGAGGAAGGAGTTGTGCAAGTGTGCATGTATTGAGATTGTGGTAGAGGAGGAAAGATTGCTGAGGGGGGTTTATTTATAGGAGTAATTCTCAATGACAA
Protein-coding regions in this window:
- the LOC108196817 gene encoding uncharacterized protein LOC108196817; its protein translation is MHTCTTPSSKMPALLHQNSQQNSLNQPKAFIQSIPFWVMFLSILIFIFKYYFFNDLNVSHSSFLSTTKFWFLVSNIIVLIIALDFGAFCSSSNDGLYKDHPNDDNYRHERENDLKYHTPALKIAETVHNEQVKDIVVYKETKSSTYNKADHQMKPIMISEKDDIVHQLGSKVDHKDVEKNDQEKKKAPPCRHLSMSDGDAAVALKDHKEKNTSVLYRSKTENFDMNAEDNEFSSMSNEELNRRVEEFIKRCNRQIRLEP